A stretch of DNA from Chloroflexota bacterium:
CACAGCGCGATCGCCTGCGCGAAGAGCGGAACCGCCAGCAAGGTGTCTCCCTGTTGGTCGTATATGTCGGCCAATTGCTCGACCACGGCGGCTTGCGTGTCCGGTTTGCGGCTGCCCTGCAGCCAGTCCAGCGCGCGGTGCAAATGCTGCGCCGCCGCGTCATACGCATGGACGGACTGAGCACGCCGCGCCGCCTTGCAGGCGTAATCGATCGCTTTGTCGCGCTCTCCGGCCGCGCTGAAGTGATAAGCCAGCGCTTCGTCGTCATCCGGATGCCGGCCCTCGATCGCCATCGCAACCTGGCGGTGAAGATGCTGGCGGCGCGGGGCCACAATATCTTCCTGCAGCGCCGACGGGATGAGCGCATGGGCAAAGACGGACAGGCTGTGCCCGCCTCGCCGCGTCTCCCGGATCAGCCCCGCGCGCCCGGCGGTCTCCAGGGCATCGATCAGCCGATCGGCCTCCAGGTCGCCCGCAATACGCAGCAGGTCAACGTCAAATTCCCTGCCGATGATCGCCGCCAGGCGCAAGACATCCTGCACAGCAGCCGGCAGTTTCTCCACGCGCGCCCGGACCACGGCGCGCACGTTCTGCGGGATGTGGGACTGTTCCGGCGAGGGCCAGTGCCAGCGTTCTCCTGTGCGATACAGCGTGCCGTCTTCGAGCAGTCCTTTGACAACCTCCTCAATAAAGAAGGGGTTGCCTTCGGTCTGGCGATACAGGTATTCCAGAAATGCGGGCTCGACCTCGCCGCCAAAAGGCGCGGCCAGCAGCTCGCGAGCCTGCTCGAGGGTGAAGCGCGACACGCCGAGGTGCGTGCTCAGCCGCTCGCGATTGAGGTCCAGCAGCAGGTGGCCGAGGGCCGCGTTGTCGTGCAGCTCCTCCTCTCGGTAGGTCAGGACCACCATGAGACGCATCTGGAATGCGCGGCGAGCCACGTGGCGCAGCAGGTCGAGGGTGCCTCGATCAGCCCAGTGCACGTCCTCAATAGCGAGCACGACGGGCGTGCGCGCGGCCGGCGCAGCGCACAACTCCGCGACGCTTTCAAAGATGCGCTCTCGCTCCGAGAGCGGATCGAGCGTGGGATTTGGAGCTATGGCCGGATAGCGTGCACGCAGCGCCGGCGCGAGTGTAACGAGGTCAGCCAGGGCGAATGCGGGGAGACGCAATTCCTCGCTGGACTGCTCTAAGGCTTGCCGGATGAACTGGGCAATGGGAGCATACGGCGTGCCGCCTTCGGCATGGCAGTCGCAGATGAACGCGCGTGCGCCGGCGCGGGACGCCCGGGAGGTGAATTCGCGCACCAGGCGCGTCTTGCCGACACCCGGCTCGCCGCTCACGAGCAGCGTATGACCTTCGCCGTCCAGCACTCGCCCGAACACGGCGTCGGCCTCGGCCAACTCCCGCGCACGTCCAACAAATGGGCTGCGTAGCAGGCGTTCCAGCATTGGCATTAGAATCTCGGACCGACTAGCTAATGGAGTGCTACGGGGGTGTATTTACCCGTGATCGTCGCGATCTGGGACACGGGCGTGCTCCCTTCCATAGCACGCTGCGCCGATGGTGCTGCCTCATTCGGGTAGACCGATAATAGGCTCGCGGGAAGCTAATGTCAAGCGAGTAAAAGGTAGGAGCGCACCTCAGTTTCGGGGTAGAGTTGTTGGCAACCCGTCATGCCGGCATGTAGTTAGCCGGCATCCACGCCAGCATCTGGCGCGCATGCTGGCCCGTGTTACGCCGGCGTGGATTCCGGCCTTCGCCGGAATGACGGCTTGGATATGCGGTGCATCAGTTTCTGCACTCACGCATCCGACGCTGCGGGATGTAATTCTTGCAACGACAGTCTCGCTGAGTGGTGGTTATGCGTATCGGACATCTCTGTTACTGAGTTGTCGAAATCTAGCATTCATCCGATATTCGCAATATACACTGTATTTCCGGGCGCTTCGTACTCATCGCATGCGCGCTATTTGCTGAAAAGTCAGTAAGCGTTCTAGCCGCCGCTGCGGCGGCCGGGCAGTCCCGCAGAGTCTTTCGGTGCCGTGCGCATCTTTTCCATCATCCGCATGCGCACCTGCGCCAGCGCGTGCTTGAGCGGCGTCACGCGCAACAGCAGCAGTAACGCGAGCACCGTGCCGTACACCAGCGGCAGGCCGACGTTGCCTTGCAAACGCAGGAAGTCGCCTTTGACCGATAGAACGAAGTGCACGACCACCAGCGGCGCAATCAGATAGACCAGCTTGTGCAGGCGCGTCCAGCCTTTGCCAAGCCGTTTCATCCAGTAGCGGAACGACGTGACCGCCAGCGGCACCAGCAGCAGGAACGCCGTCGTGCCGATGATGATGTACCACTTGCTGCCGACGTCGGCCCAAATCAACCCGAAATCGAACGTGTAGTCCACCCCGACGAACGCCAGCAGGTGCAGGCTGGCGTACATGAAGCCATAGAGCCCCAGCGCCTTGCGGCGCCGCAGCACCGCCTTCCAGCCGCCGATCGAGGCCAGCGGCGTGCAGGCCAGCGACAGCAGCAGGAAGGTCAGCGCGACCAGCCCCGTGCGCTGCTCGATCGCCTGGATCGGGTTGGATGTCAGGTTGCGCGCCAGCGCATCGGCAGCCAGCCACGCCAGCGGCAGCCAGCCGCCGATGTGGACGAGCGCCTGCAGCGGGTCAGGCAAGTGATGTTTCATGACCGGACGTAGACCTGGCGGGTTTGCAAAACCCGCGAGGTCTTTCTCGCTCAATAGTTCTTCCGCAAGTCCAGCCCCGCGTAGAGGCCGGCGACCTGCTCGGCATAGCCGTTGAACGGCTGCGTCGTCCGCCGGCGCAATTCGCCGATGCGCCGCTCGCTGCCCTGCGACCAGCGCGGGTGATTGACCTCCGGATTCACATTAGCGTAGAAGCCATATTCATTCGAGGCAATCGTGCTCCACATCGTCTTCGGCTGCGTGTCGGTTAACTCGATCTTGACGACCGCCTTGATCGACTTGAACCCGTACTTCCACGGCACGACCAGCCGGATGCCGCCGCCGTTCGCGGCCGGTAGTTCGCCGCCGTACAGGCCGGTCGCCAGCAGCGTCAGGTCGTTCATCGCCTCGTCGATACGCAGCCCTTCCTGGTACGGCCAGGGGTAGAACGGCGAGCGCTGGCCGGGGAAGTCGTCCGGCTTGAAGAGCGTCTCGAAGCGCACATATTTCGCGGCTGCCGTCGGTTCGACCGCCTTCAGCAGCTTCGCGAGCGGGAAGCCGACCCACGGGATGACCATGCTCCACGCTTCGACGCAGCGCAGGCGGTAGATGCGCTCCTCGGGCTGGAAGCGCTTGATCATCTCCTCGACGGCGTACTTGCCCGGCTTGCCTACCAGGCCCGACACCTGCACGTCCCACGGCGACGTCTTGAAGTTGGCGGCGCGCGGCGCAACGCCCTCTTTCTCTTCCGTGAACTCGTAGTAGTTGTTGTAGTGCGTGATGTCCTGGTACGACGTCGCCGGATCGCCCAGTTCGTCCTTGCGCGCGGACGCGCCCGGCTGGGCCGCAGGCGGCGCCGTGGCCGAAGGCGCCGGCTGCGCGTCGTTGCCTGCCAGCGGACCGCACGCCGCAAGTGCCATGCTGCCCGCCACCACGCCGGTGGCCTTGATAAACTCGCGCCGCGAGAGGTACACCGCCTTCGGCGTGACCTCGGATTCCGCGATGCGCGGATAACGGCTCTTCATACAGCTCTCCCTCCCTGGGTGTGTCTAAGCCGGCTCATTCAGCAATGTCACGATGGCGGCTTCCAGTTCATCATACCGCCCCTCGCCGATATGCGTGAATCGAATGCGGCCGTGCTTGTCGATCAGGTACAACGTCGGCCAGAACTGATTGCGATACGCGCGCCACGTCGCACCGTCATTGTCCTGCGCCACCGCATATGGCACGCCCAACCGGGCCACGGCATCCTTCAGATTGCCAAGGTCGGCCTCGTAGCCGAACTCCGGGAAATGGTTGCCGATGATCGTCAGCCCTTGCGGGCCGTACTGCGCATGCCAGCCCCTCAACGAGGGGATCACATTACGGCAGTTGATTCAGCCAAACGTCCACATATCGAGCAGCACGACGCGCCCGCGCAGATCGGCCAGCCGCAGCGGGCGGTCGGTGTTGAGCCAGACCGTGTTGGTCAGCTCCGGCGCCGGGCCGAGATCAACCAGTTGCGCCTTTGGCGCGCCGGCGGCTTGCGGCAACTGCGCAGCCGCCTGCGGAGCGCACGCCGCCAAACATACGAGGGCCAACAGCCAGATAGCATGTCTCATGGTCGCCTCCTGAAAACATACTAACCGGTTGACATTACGAAAGTATTACCCGGCGCTGAATGGCCGCTTACGGCAGCGTAAAGCGGAACGTCGTCCCGGCACCCGGTTCGCTCGCGACGCTGATGTCGCCGCCGTGCGCCTGCACCAGCCCGCGCGCGATCGCCAGCCCCAGCCCGGAACCGCCGGTCGCGCGACTGCGCGACTTCTCGCCGCGGTAGAACTGCTCGAACACGCGCGCCAGATCCTCGGTGCGAATCCCCTCCCCGCTGTCGCTGATGCTCACGCCAACCTGGCCGCCCTCGCGTGCCGCCTGCACGACCACGCGCCCGCCGGCCGGCGTGTGCCGCAGGCCATTGCCGACCAGGTTGCTCAGCACGCGACCAATGCGTGCCGCGTCCATCGTGACCGGATCCACACCGGGCGCGACAGCCCCTTCCAGCACGACGCCCTGGCGAGCCGCCATGGCGGAAAAGCTTTCCAGCGTGTCGGACACCAGGTCGGCGAGCGAATTCGGCGCGCGGTCCAGCCGCAGGCCGCCCGCGTCGATCTGGGCCATCTGGAACAGGTCGTCAATCAGCGCCGACAGCGCGCGCACGTCGCGCTGCGCGCCTGCCAGGTACCGGCGCGCCGTCTGCGGATCGTCCACCACGTCGTCGGCCAGCGCCTCGACAACCGCACGGATCGACGCGAGCGGGGTCTGCAGATCATGGCCCACCCAGGCGATCAGGTCAGCGCGGAGCCGCGCGACCTCCTGCTGGCGCTCGGCCGCTTCCTGCAACTGCGCCGCCATGCGGTTGAAGGCGCGTGCCAGCGATGCCACCTCGTCGGTGCCGTGCGCCTCGACGCGCACGCCGAGCTCGCCCCCGGCCACCGCCTGCGCCGCGGACTCGACCTGCCGGATGCGGTCGGTCACAGCGCTGGATAGAAAATATCCGAGCGCCATCGCCATACCACCGGCAAAGACCAGCAGGATCGTCGCCAGCGCCAGATCATGCGCGCTGGCGAACATCAGGCGCGCAGTCAGCCATACATTGACGAACGTCAGCACGCTGGACAGGGCATGCCCGGCCAGCAGCGCCCATCGCAGCGTCGGCGCGTACGACAGCCAACCCAGCCGGTAGGCCGCAAAAGCCGCCGCGCCGGAAATGATCGCCGTCACGCCCAGGAACGCCGTCATCAGCCCGAGCTCGGCCGGCGGCGGCTGCATGACGAGCGTAAACAGCGCCAGCGCCGCCAGGGTGGCGATCAGGACGCCGGCGGCATAGCGCGCGGCCAGTGGTATGCGAGTGATAGCGCTCATGGTTCGAACTTGTACCCCACGCCCCACACGGTCAGCAGGCGGCGCGGATTGGAGGCGTCGGCCTCGATCTTTTCGCGCAGACGCCGCACGTGCACCGTCACCGTGCCTGGGTCGATGTATTCCGCGCCACCCCACACGCGCTCCAGCAGTTGATCGCGCGTGAACACCTGGCGCGGGTGTCGTGCGAACAGGTAGAGCATGTCAAACTCCCTGGCCGTGAGTATGGCCGGCGCGCCGGCAACCGTGACGCTGCGCGCACGTGGGTCCACGCACAGGTCGCCATGCTGGATGGCGCGCTCGCCGTCGGCGCCCTTGTCTCCGCCGGCGCGGCGCAGCACAGCGCGCACGCGACTGACCAGCTCTTGCGGGCTGAACGGCTTAACCATGTAGTCGTCGGCGCCCATCTCCAGTCCGGCAATGCGGTCAATCTCCTCGCGTCGCGCGGTGAGCATGATGATCGGCACGTCGCTCTGCTCGCGCAGCCAGCGGGTGAGCGTGTAGCCGTCCAGACCCGGCAGCATCAGATCGAGCACGAGCAGAGCGGGCAGGCGCTGCGACAGCCACGTACGCGCCGACAGACCGTCCGCCGCGATGTGAACGGTGTAGCCCGAGCGCCGGAGGTATAAGCCGATCACTTCAGCGATGCTCGGTTCATCTTCAACGACAAGGATTGTTTTCTCGGACATCGTTCGTGCCCCGCCTCACTGAATAATACACCGATTCCGGTCAAACTCATCACTTTGTTAAGAATCTTGTAATACTCCGGCAGGCTGCGCGTAATGAGGATGCGGTAGGATACGCACAGTTATCAATCCACCGTGCCGACGGCTTCCGCAAGTCAGGAACCCGTACCGGCCGCTTTTCAAGGAGCAAACCATGCGCAAAGAGATAGCAACCGTCGTGTTGGGATTAACAATGATACTCGCGGCTTGCGGGCCGACCCCCACACCCGCCGCCATGATGCAAGCCGCGATGCCAACGCCTGACGCAATGATGGCCAAGCCGACGCCCGATGCGATGATGGCCAAGCCGACGCCCGATGCCATGATGGCCAAGCCGACGCCCGACGCCATGATGGCGCGCCCAACACCCGACGCGATGATGGCGCACCCAACACCCGACGCCATGATGGCGCACCCAACACCCGACGCGATGATGGCGCATTCGACCCCGGATGCCATGATGCAAGCCCCGGCCTGGTTTGGCGCATCGCTGACCGATGTGCGCACCGGTCAGACGTTCTCGCTCAACGGCTTCAAAGGCAAGGTGGTGCTGGTCGAAACGATGGCGCAATGGTGTCCGAGTTGCCGCACGCAGCAGACGCAGGTGAAAGACCTGCGCGCGATGTTTGCCGGGCGCGATGATCTGGTGACGATCGCGCTCGACGTGGATCCGAATGAGCAGGCCGCCGACCTGAAGAAATACGTGCAGGCCAACGGCTTCGAAGGGTTCTACGGCATCGCGCCCGCCGCCGTGGCGCGCGAGATCGGCAATCTTTATGGCGCGCAATTCCTGAATCCGCCGTCCACGCCGATCCTGATTGTGGACCGCCACGGCCTGGCGCATCCCCTGCCGTTCGGCATCAAGAGCGCACGCGATCTGGCGAGCGCCATCGAGCCGTACCTCAAGGACGCCATGTAAGGCTGCACGGTTGCGGGCGGACGGCGCTCCAGGGAGCGCCGTCCGCCCCGGGAGGGACAGTTCTATGGAAACGATTCTGACCGCGATCGGCATTGGCCTGTTGGCGACGACCAGCCCGTGCGTGTTCCCGCTCTATCCCGGGTTTCTCGCCTATATCGGTGGGGGGCCAGTGGCGCCGAGCCGCGCCGGGCGCTACACGCTGGGCGTGTTCGTGTTGGCGGGCGTGCTGACCATGATGCTCGCACTGGGTGCGCTAATCGCGGCGCTATCCGTCTCGGTCGGCCGCGCGCTCTCCCTGCTCGTGCCGCTGGCCGACGGCCTGATCGTATTGCTGGGCGTGCTGTTGTTGCTGGGCGCCAACCCGTTCAAGGCGCTGCCGCAGGTACGTGTGCCGGCGCTGTCGCACCCCTTCGCCAACGCATTCGTCTATGGCTTGTTGTATGGACCGATCGCCCTGCCGTGCGCGGGTCCATTGCTGGTCGGCCTCTTCGCGTTTTCGCTGACCGCGACGGAGTTCGTCTCGAAACTGGGAGTCTTTCTGGGCTTCGGGTTCGGCTTCGGCTTGCCGTTGCTGGCGCTTTCGTTTCTGTCCGGCGCCGCCCAGCGCGTCATCACGCGCGCCTTCGCGCGTCATAGCCGGGCGATCAACCGCGCGAGCGGCAGCCTGTTGGTCGGCGTGGGAGCGTACGATCTCTGGTCGAACTGGACGCTGATCAGCGCGTACCTCGCCTGACTTGTGCGCACCGGTTCTTGAAGCGCAATACCGTTTCCCGGAGTAGACCAGGAGCTAGCGCAGCGTGCAGAACCATCGAGCAGGCAGAATGGAAATCGCCACCCGCGCTGTGCCATGCCTGGCGTCCGGCTTTTGCGGGAATGACGTACCGAGACCGTGCCGGTTCATTCTACAAGCCGCGCCAGGGGATGAAGTGGCTCAGCATCGCGCCAGTATGCGCCGTGATGATGGAGACGGATGGCGACTGCGTCAAAGCAAAACCGTATGCACGCGCCCGGGCGCGCCCGGCGGCCCGCAGGCCGCGATGGCCATACTGCCCGCCACGACGCCGGCGGCCATGATGAATGCGCGCCGCGAGAGGTACGCCGCCTTCGGCGTGACCTCGGATTCCGCGATGCGCGGATAGCGATTGTTCATATTTTTCCCTCCCCTGGATATACGCGCAGGCCGCCCTGGTCCATTGCCTCCGGCTGTGGCAGCGTGCTGTTCATCTTACCGCCCTTGCCCGAATTGCGTGAACGGCCGCCGGCAACAAAAAGCCCCGCGTAAGCGCGGGGCGTGTCTGGCTGACCCGCTGCGGGCTACCCGCCCGCGCAGATGCTCATGTTCGGATAGAACTGCTTGCAGATGCGCGGCACCGACGGGCCGAGGATCACCAGGCCCAGCGCCGGCAGCAGCATCAGCACCAGCACCACGCTCATCTTGACCGGCGCGCGCTGCGCCTCTTCCTCGGCGCGCTGGCGCCGCTGAATGCGCATCATGTCGGACTGCACGCGCAGCACCTTGGCGATATTCACACCCAATTGCTCGGCCTGCAGGATGGCCGCCACAAAGCTGGACAACTCCGGCAGGCCGGCGCGCGCCGCCATATCGCGCATCGCTTCGGAGCGCGTCTTGCCGATCTGCACCTCCACCAGCATCTGCGCCAGCCCGCGCGCCATCTCGTCGTCCCGCTCGCGCGCGACGCGCGCCATGGCCGCCTCCAGGCCAAGTCCGGCTTCCACGCTGACCGTGATCAGGTCAATCGCATCCGGCAGCGCGCGGCGAATCAAATGCTGGCGGGCGCGAATGCGGCTGTTCAGCCAGAGCACCGGCGCATAGAATCCCAGGCCAACCACCGCCAGGAAA
This window harbors:
- a CDS encoding AAA family ATPase, with the protein product MPMLERLLRSPFVGRARELAEADAVFGRVLDGEGHTLLVSGEPGVGKTRLVREFTSRASRAGARAFICDCHAEGGTPYAPIAQFIRQALEQSSEELRLPAFALADLVTLAPALRARYPAIAPNPTLDPLSERERIFESVAELCAAPAARTPVVLAIEDVHWADRGTLDLLRHVARRAFQMRLMVVLTYREEELHDNAALGHLLLDLNRERLSTHLGVSRFTLEQARELLAAPFGGEVEPAFLEYLYRQTEGNPFFIEEVVKGLLEDGTLYRTGERWHWPSPEQSHIPQNVRAVVRARVEKLPAAVQDVLRLAAIIGREFDVDLLRIAGDLEADRLIDALETAGRAGLIRETRRGGHSLSVFAHALIPSALQEDIVAPRRQHLHRQVAMAIEGRHPDDDEALAYHFSAAGERDKAIDYACKAARRAQSVHAYDAAAQHLHRALDWLQGSRKPDTQAAVVEQLADIYDQQGDTLLAVPLFAQAIALWDALASGDKMLAVRLRRKFGNAVLNLRAGADFQRFRVDARAQLAVAWEIASVEPPHVETVYLLATLSSAMWIRQASADWEAAERYARAGVDMAEKLDDPVVTSVALDALALVYGAQGMLREQIELVQRRLALSRDARFRDQRERVRILMQLGAALASVGEYTDALRYLDEAQTQAGQIRALDLCLHTLASQALSWLRLDRWNEVLRSEQIMVALQRRSTQDLFQYPCWHTAIFSCAYAMRGDSERARRLRLESAQIMGAVVGPDGWGRTQHY
- a CDS encoding sulfoxide reductase heme-binding subunit YedZ, yielding MKHHLPDPLQALVHIGGWLPLAWLAADALARNLTSNPIQAIEQRTGLVALTFLLLSLACTPLASIGGWKAVLRRRKALGLYGFMYASLHLLAFVGVDYTFDFGLIWADVGSKWYIIIGTTAFLLLVPLAVTSFRYWMKRLGKGWTRLHKLVYLIAPLVVVHFVLSVKGDFLRLQGNVGLPLVYGTVLALLLLLRVTPLKHALAQVRMRMMEKMRTAPKDSAGLPGRRSGG
- the msrP gene encoding protein-methionine-sulfoxide reductase catalytic subunit MsrP, giving the protein MKSRYPRIAESEVTPKAVYLSRREFIKATGVVAGSMALAACGPLAGNDAQPAPSATAPPAAQPGASARKDELGDPATSYQDITHYNNYYEFTEEKEGVAPRAANFKTSPWDVQVSGLVGKPGKYAVEEMIKRFQPEERIYRLRCVEAWSMVIPWVGFPLAKLLKAVEPTAAAKYVRFETLFKPDDFPGQRSPFYPWPYQEGLRIDEAMNDLTLLATGLYGGELPAANGGGIRLVVPWKYGFKSIKAVVKIELTDTQPKTMWSTIASNEYGFYANVNPEVNHPRWSQGSERRIGELRRRTTQPFNGYAEQVAGLYAGLDLRKNY
- a CDS encoding redoxin domain-containing protein, whose amino-acid sequence is MRHAIWLLALVCLAACAPQAAAQLPQAAGAPKAQLVDLGPAPELTNTVWLNTDRPLRLADLRGRVVLLDMWTFGUINCRNVIPSLRGWHAQYGPQGLTIIGNHFPEFGYEADLGNLKDAVARLGVPYAVAQDNDGATWRAYRNQFWPTLYLIDKHGRIRFTHIGEGRYDELEAAIVTLLNEPA
- a CDS encoding HAMP domain-containing protein, which codes for MSAITRIPLAARYAAGVLIATLAALALFTLVMQPPPAELGLMTAFLGVTAIISGAAAFAAYRLGWLSYAPTLRWALLAGHALSSVLTFVNVWLTARLMFASAHDLALATILLVFAGGMAMALGYFLSSAVTDRIRQVESAAQAVAGGELGVRVEAHGTDEVASLARAFNRMAAQLQEAAERQQEVARLRADLIAWVGHDLQTPLASIRAVVEALADDVVDDPQTARRYLAGAQRDVRALSALIDDLFQMAQIDAGGLRLDRAPNSLADLVSDTLESFSAMAARQGVVLEGAVAPGVDPVTMDAARIGRVLSNLVGNGLRHTPAGGRVVVQAAREGGQVGVSISDSGEGIRTEDLARVFEQFYRGEKSRSRATGGSGLGLAIARGLVQAHGGDISVASEPGAGTTFRFTLP
- a CDS encoding response regulator transcription factor → MSEKTILVVEDEPSIAEVIGLYLRRSGYTVHIAADGLSARTWLSQRLPALLVLDLMLPGLDGYTLTRWLREQSDVPIIMLTARREEIDRIAGLEMGADDYMVKPFSPQELVSRVRAVLRRAGGDKGADGERAIQHGDLCVDPRARSVTVAGAPAILTAREFDMLYLFARHPRQVFTRDQLLERVWGGAEYIDPGTVTVHVRRLREKIEADASNPRRLLTVWGVGYKFEP
- a CDS encoding redoxin domain-containing protein, whose protein sequence is MRKEIATVVLGLTMILAACGPTPTPAAMMQAAMPTPDAMMAKPTPDAMMAKPTPDAMMAKPTPDAMMARPTPDAMMAHPTPDAMMAHPTPDAMMAHSTPDAMMQAPAWFGASLTDVRTGQTFSLNGFKGKVVLVETMAQWCPSCRTQQTQVKDLRAMFAGRDDLVTIALDVDPNEQAADLKKYVQANGFEGFYGIAPAAVAREIGNLYGAQFLNPPSTPILIVDRHGLAHPLPFGIKSARDLASAIEPYLKDAM
- a CDS encoding cytochrome C biogenesis protein produces the protein METILTAIGIGLLATTSPCVFPLYPGFLAYIGGGPVAPSRAGRYTLGVFVLAGVLTMMLALGALIAALSVSVGRALSLLVPLADGLIVLLGVLLLLGANPFKALPQVRVPALSHPFANAFVYGLLYGPIALPCAGPLLVGLFAFSLTATEFVSKLGVFLGFGFGFGLPLLALSFLSGAAQRVITRAFARHSRAINRASGSLLVGVGAYDLWSNWTLISAYLA
- a CDS encoding twin-arginine translocation signal domain-containing protein: MNNRYPRIAESEVTPKAAYLSRRAFIMAAGVVAGSMAIAACGPPGAPGRVHTVLL
- a CDS encoding type II secretion system F family protein, with protein sequence MPTEIVIIALSLAYGIFLVFAGLAVTTRRDRVQARLENYGRRVRSLDEVDLDQPLYERVIRPGLRNLARLLLRLMPQVNLDAIRLKLDMAGNPFRWAPADFLGMRVVLAALFGGFGLLLFGVLNLPLANQILVFLAVVGLGFYAPVLWLNSRIRARQHLIRRALPDAIDLITVSVEAGLGLEAAMARVARERDDEMARGLAQMLVEVQIGKTRSEAMRDMAARAGLPELSSFVAAILQAEQLGVNIAKVLRVQSDMMRIQRRQRAEEEAQRAPVKMSVVLVLMLLPALGLVILGPSVPRICKQFYPNMSICAGG